A single window of Methylomarinum sp. Ch1-1 DNA harbors:
- a CDS encoding DUF1207 domain-containing protein has translation MMAYRRLRFALAIMLMPVALAHASAQDDAYIAGYAAGVLKHGLKLDMPPLNVRDGVITLPSGSLKAAEQAEAVQLLSEIPGVNAVKISQATRTQSKDDTSGAFQVPGDETVSGTETIMLPTGLLPSGHLFKPLLADPRWAHFSAAYRNHQNNNFDGKDIGAVSFGETIPFYRANIGQSTAQWEAGLQAGVFSDFNLGASSSDLVNTDFIASLYSSLRVGQFSAFARIFHQSSHLGDEFLLRKIDSKFERVNLSYEGLDLRLSYELPFGVRIYGGGGGLFHREPSDLKIWSTQYGVEFRSPWRIDFAAMRPVAAVDIKNFEENKWNTDVSARAGVEFENSTVLGRKLQIVVEYYNGFSPSGQFYNDKVEYVGLGAHYFF, from the coding sequence ATGATGGCCTATCGTCGATTAAGGTTTGCGCTGGCCATAATGCTGATGCCGGTGGCTCTTGCTCATGCATCGGCTCAGGATGATGCTTACATTGCCGGTTATGCCGCCGGCGTATTGAAACATGGCTTAAAGCTTGATATGCCGCCACTAAATGTCCGGGATGGCGTCATTACTTTGCCGTCTGGCAGTCTGAAAGCCGCCGAACAGGCCGAAGCCGTACAGTTATTATCTGAAATTCCCGGGGTGAATGCGGTAAAAATATCTCAAGCAACCCGTACACAGTCCAAGGACGACACTTCAGGCGCTTTCCAGGTTCCCGGTGATGAGACTGTGTCGGGAACCGAGACGATCATGTTGCCGACAGGACTGCTACCGAGTGGCCATCTTTTCAAGCCGTTACTGGCGGACCCGCGCTGGGCTCATTTCTCGGCCGCTTACCGAAATCACCAGAATAATAATTTTGATGGCAAGGACATAGGCGCAGTCAGTTTCGGTGAAACCATCCCGTTTTATCGAGCAAACATAGGACAATCGACGGCGCAATGGGAAGCAGGGCTTCAGGCAGGGGTCTTCAGCGACTTCAATCTGGGCGCTTCTTCGTCCGATCTGGTCAATACCGATTTTATTGCATCGTTATATTCCAGTCTGCGTGTAGGCCAATTTTCGGCTTTTGCCCGCATCTTCCATCAGAGTTCACATCTTGGCGACGAATTTTTGTTGCGCAAGATCGACTCAAAATTCGAGCGCGTGAACCTTAGCTACGAAGGCCTGGATCTGAGACTGTCTTATGAGCTTCCCTTCGGTGTGCGCATCTATGGCGGTGGAGGCGGGTTGTTTCACAGAGAGCCTTCGGATCTAAAGATTTGGTCGACGCAATACGGCGTTGAATTTCGAAGTCCTTGGCGCATTGACTTTGCCGCCATGCGTCCGGTTGCTGCGGTCGATATCAAGAATTTTGAAGAAAACAAATGGAATACCGATGTATCGGCCAGAGCCGGTGTTGAATTCGAAAATTCAACAGTTTTAGGCCGGAAGCTGCAGATTGTTGTGGAATACTATAACGGCTTCTCTCCGAGTGGGCAGTTTTATAATGATAAAGTGGAATATGTCGGCTTGGGAGCGCATTATTTCTTTTAA
- a CDS encoding BON domain-containing protein, whose product MKTTNDCKQNKLAERVLVIGFLSATLGLAGCQQQEEGTAEKAGKKIDRATEKASQKIDAAKESLDQKTSEAGEYIDESADASREGLEKAGEKIDQTTEAAGKELESAKEALSEKAETTGAYIDDSMITAKVKAAFLADPLLKAFQIEVTTVDGIVKLSGTVDSEQSIGRAVELAKSQENVKSVATDLIVNVDSRSNE is encoded by the coding sequence ATGAAAACGACGAATGATTGCAAACAAAATAAATTAGCAGAGAGAGTACTCGTGATCGGCTTTTTATCCGCTACGCTCGGGCTGGCGGGTTGCCAACAACAAGAAGAAGGAACAGCAGAAAAAGCTGGAAAAAAAATCGATCGTGCGACTGAAAAGGCCAGTCAGAAAATTGATGCGGCAAAGGAGTCATTGGATCAGAAGACCAGCGAAGCCGGCGAATACATCGATGAATCGGCCGACGCCTCTAGAGAAGGGTTAGAAAAGGCCGGAGAAAAAATTGATCAAACGACAGAGGCCGCAGGAAAAGAACTTGAAAGTGCAAAGGAGGCGTTAAGCGAAAAAGCTGAAACGACCGGAGCATACATCGATGATTCGATGATTACCGCAAAGGTTAAGGCGGCTTTTTTAGCGGATCCTTTGCTCAAGGCTTTTCAAATAGAAGTGACTACGGTCGATGGCATCGTCAAGTTAAGCGGGACCGTGGACTCCGAGCAAAGCATCGGCCGAGCCGTAGAACTTGCTAAAAGCCAGGAAAATGTGAAATCGGTGGCAACCGATCTGATCGTCAATGTAGATTCGCGGAGTAATGAATGA
- a CDS encoding OmpA family protein: MLKKMLFAIASLTSVSSLPMAQAADQIQDDRWYIAPFASFIKTGGDRKASDGWGGGMGLGKIIDQHFNVELRGFYQDFGGTNGPWSLTGGTADVQYYFFRDKFSPYTVVGIGGMNSCASANCGAGLIGEAGVGFTYELHDNFLLRSDVRYRYNNNLNAHVQPGTDEFHDMTVNVGFVIPFGDKPKRLAKVESFTAPVPVAACSTLDSDADGVNDCLDQCPGTLKDATVDADGCIVRLVLKGVNFKYDSAELTPTALGILEGVAENLVAYPQKNDIEVQGHASSEGSDDYNMRLSERRSASVVDYLKRKGVTNKLIAKGYGETRPIADNHTESGRSANRRIELIWLDD, translated from the coding sequence ATGCTGAAAAAAATGTTATTCGCTATTGCCTCGTTAACTAGCGTCAGTTCCTTGCCGATGGCCCAGGCCGCCGATCAAATTCAAGATGATCGTTGGTATATAGCGCCTTTTGCTTCATTCATCAAAACCGGCGGCGATCGTAAAGCAAGCGACGGCTGGGGAGGCGGGATGGGCTTAGGTAAGATCATCGATCAACATTTCAATGTCGAGCTGAGGGGATTTTATCAAGACTTCGGCGGTACTAACGGCCCCTGGAGCTTGACTGGCGGTACGGCGGATGTCCAGTATTACTTCTTCCGCGATAAATTTTCTCCCTATACTGTCGTCGGCATAGGGGGCATGAACAGTTGTGCTTCCGCTAACTGCGGTGCGGGCTTGATTGGCGAAGCCGGTGTGGGTTTTACCTATGAGCTTCACGACAACTTCCTGCTCCGCAGTGATGTCCGTTATCGTTACAATAACAATCTCAATGCTCACGTACAACCCGGTACAGACGAATTTCATGACATGACGGTTAACGTGGGTTTTGTGATTCCGTTCGGTGACAAGCCGAAACGCCTAGCAAAGGTTGAGAGCTTTACCGCACCAGTCCCGGTTGCCGCTTGTTCCACCCTGGATTCGGATGCCGACGGTGTAAACGACTGTCTGGATCAATGCCCTGGAACCCTCAAAGATGCCACTGTTGACGCCGACGGTTGCATCGTCAGGCTGGTGCTAAAGGGTGTCAATTTCAAATATGATTCGGCCGAGTTGACGCCGACGGCCTTGGGCATTCTGGAGGGTGTTGCGGAAAACCTTGTCGCCTATCCTCAGAAAAACGATATTGAAGTCCAGGGCCACGCCAGCAGCGAAGGCTCCGACGACTACAATATGAGGCTGTCGGAGCGGCGTTCGGCATCCGTTGTTGATTATCTTAAAAGGAAAGGTGTAACCAACAAGCTAATTGCGAAAGGCTACGGTGAAACCCGACCCATTGCCGACAACCATACCGAATCGGGCCGATCAGCAAACCGCCGTATCGAATTGATCTGGCTTGACGACTGA
- a CDS encoding BON domain-containing protein, producing the protein MKHLIRLLSAFCLALTLMTAAGCASTQKHEGTGEYVDDSVITTKVKAQLLNEPNLSSAQINVETFKGVVQLSGFVNSQAGIDRAVEIARDVAGVKSVKNAMRLR; encoded by the coding sequence ATGAAACACCTTATTAGATTACTTTCCGCATTCTGTTTGGCCCTGACGTTAATGACTGCCGCAGGTTGCGCATCGACGCAAAAGCACGAGGGAACCGGCGAATACGTTGACGACAGCGTCATCACCACCAAGGTCAAGGCGCAGTTATTGAATGAGCCCAACCTGAGTTCTGCCCAGATCAATGTTGAAACCTTCAAGGGCGTGGTTCAATTGAGCGGATTCGTGAACTCTCAGGCCGGTATAGACAGAGCGGTCGAAATCGCTCGCGACGTCGCCGGCGTGAAGTCGGTCAAGAATGCCATGCGTCTCAGATAG
- a CDS encoding PAS domain-containing protein, whose translation MNLIWDGIERRKSLRAKAEALVASLSTEEIKTKPAEMLLHELLVHKIELEMQHEELQSAHNALQEARDHYRDLYEFAPVGYLTITQEDLISEINLTGAALLGDERTKLINLRFSTFVAPQDSDHWYSLLPTMMESANSGKQAFALVMKRSDGSQFHAHLDCLRRESSDAPPMLRVAMTDISKGNLAKKN comes from the coding sequence ATGAACCTAATATGGGATGGGATTGAGCGGCGTAAGTCACTAAGAGCAAAGGCTGAGGCCCTAGTTGCAAGTTTGTCTACCGAAGAAATTAAGACCAAACCGGCCGAAATGCTGCTACATGAACTACTGGTACACAAGATCGAGCTGGAGATGCAGCACGAGGAGTTGCAAAGTGCCCACAACGCATTGCAAGAAGCGCGAGATCACTATAGGGATCTTTATGAATTCGCTCCGGTCGGCTACCTCACCATCACCCAGGAAGACCTGATTAGCGAAATTAACCTGACAGGGGCTGCATTGCTGGGTGATGAACGCACCAAACTGATCAATCTTCGTTTCTCGACGTTTGTCGCTCCCCAGGACAGCGACCATTGGTATAGCCTGTTACCAACCATGATGGAATCTGCCAACTCTGGAAAACAAGCCTTCGCTCTGGTGATGAAACGCTCCGATGGCTCCCAGTTTCATGCCCATCTTGATTGCCTGCGCAGGGAATCTTCGGACGCACCGCCGATGTTGCGAGTCGCGATGACCGATATCAGCAAAGGCAATCTGGCAAAGAAGAATTAA
- a CDS encoding TraB/GumN family protein: MRKLILLWLLLPIQGWADSSVWKVSDGHSELFIGGTIHVLSRQDYPLPEEFEQAYRQADLVILETDLAAMAQPEAQQRLLQQVMYPEGRSLQDDLRPETYRKLVDYVSSINLSMAALERFKPPMLVITLTMAELQRLGMGDTGVDHYFHAKALQDGKRLGELESVELQMKIIADMGKGQEDEMILSTLQELSELPVMMNDMKRAWRNGDMDKLEEIGIVPMREEFPSLYDSLLVERNNSWMPKIEALLATPETELVLVGALHLVANEGVIEQLKSRGYRVERW, translated from the coding sequence ATGCGAAAATTGATTTTACTATGGCTGTTGTTGCCTATACAGGGTTGGGCGGACAGTTCCGTTTGGAAAGTCAGCGACGGCCATTCCGAATTGTTCATTGGCGGCACCATCCATGTGTTGAGCAGACAAGATTATCCGTTGCCGGAGGAGTTTGAGCAAGCCTATCGGCAAGCCGACCTAGTGATACTGGAAACCGATTTGGCGGCGATGGCCCAACCCGAGGCCCAGCAGCGATTATTGCAACAAGTCATGTATCCAGAGGGTCGATCGCTGCAAGACGACTTGCGTCCGGAGACCTATCGTAAGCTCGTTGACTATGTTTCGTCGATCAACTTGTCGATGGCGGCATTAGAACGCTTCAAGCCGCCGATGTTGGTGATTACCTTGACCATGGCCGAGCTGCAGCGCTTAGGCATGGGCGATACCGGCGTGGACCATTATTTTCACGCCAAAGCCTTGCAGGACGGTAAAAGACTGGGGGAGCTGGAGTCGGTCGAATTGCAGATGAAGATCATTGCCGACATGGGCAAGGGTCAGGAAGATGAGATGATCCTAAGCACCCTCCAGGAATTGAGCGAATTGCCGGTGATGATGAACGACATGAAGAGGGCTTGGCGTAACGGCGATATGGATAAGTTAGAGGAAATCGGGATCGTGCCGATGCGAGAGGAATTCCCATCTTTATATGATTCATTGCTGGTTGAACGTAACAACAGTTGGATGCCGAAAATTGAAGCGTTATTGGCGACCCCGGAAACGGAGCTTGTCTTGGTCGGCGCCTTGCATCTGGTGGCGAACGAAGGCGTCATCGAGCAATTGAAAAGCCGGGGTTATCGGGTGGAGCGCTGGTAA
- a CDS encoding ABC transporter permease, which produces MNNIQTIPLQNLAFILIPVLAVLVILFKWGQGAGHASYAILRMLVQLLLIGYVLNYLFASNSAPVTLLILAVMIIFSSWIALGTVKSMRNKLLWKAMLAVLTGGGLTLWMVVQPVLELHPWHQPRFVIPLAGMIFASAMNSISLAADRFQADKLNGAAYAEARNRALHTAMIPTINGLLAVGLVSLPGMMTGQILSGVSPFIAARYQIMVMTMIFAASGLSAACFLSLLKTNERN; this is translated from the coding sequence ATGAATAATATACAAACCATTCCGCTACAGAATCTGGCATTTATCTTGATACCGGTGCTGGCAGTACTCGTCATCCTGTTCAAATGGGGCCAGGGCGCCGGCCACGCCAGCTACGCGATACTCAGGATGCTGGTGCAGTTGCTGCTGATCGGTTATGTATTGAACTATCTTTTTGCCTCGAATTCGGCGCCGGTCACGCTGTTAATCTTAGCGGTGATGATTATTTTTTCCAGCTGGATAGCGCTCGGCACGGTAAAATCGATGCGAAATAAGTTGTTGTGGAAAGCGATGCTGGCGGTGCTGACGGGGGGAGGACTGACCTTGTGGATGGTTGTTCAGCCGGTGTTGGAATTGCATCCCTGGCATCAACCTCGCTTTGTGATCCCGCTAGCCGGTATGATATTCGCCAGCGCTATGAACAGCATCAGCCTGGCCGCAGACCGTTTTCAGGCGGACAAGCTGAATGGCGCAGCCTATGCCGAAGCAAGAAACCGCGCCCTTCATACCGCGATGATCCCGACCATTAACGGCCTGTTGGCGGTTGGTCTGGTCTCATTGCCGGGGATGATGACCGGACAGATTCTGTCCGGCGTTTCACCTTTTATCGCCGCCCGATATCAGATCATGGTCATGACGATGATCTTTGCCGCTTCGGGCTTATCGGCGGCGTGTTTTCTATCCCTGTTAAAAACGAATGAACGGAATTAA
- a CDS encoding FKBP-type peptidyl-prolyl cis-trans isomerase, translating into MQISDNMAVSIHYTLTNAGGETLDSSMGAEPLVYLHGAGNIISGLEDALSGKNAGDKFNVTIEPEDAYGEKRAEMIQVVSKDLFEGMPVEVGMQFQAEVSHGPGIITVVHIEGDEVTIDGNHPLAGESLTFDVEVMDVREATEEEVAHGHIHGEGGHQH; encoded by the coding sequence ATGCAAATTTCAGACAATATGGCGGTGTCCATACATTATACTCTAACCAATGCCGGCGGCGAGACACTGGATAGTTCCATGGGGGCGGAACCTCTGGTTTATCTGCACGGGGCCGGAAATATCATCTCCGGTCTGGAAGATGCGTTAAGCGGAAAAAACGCCGGCGATAAGTTTAATGTCACCATTGAACCGGAAGATGCTTATGGCGAAAAACGCGCGGAGATGATTCAAGTTGTTTCCAAAGACTTGTTCGAAGGGATGCCGGTGGAAGTCGGCATGCAATTTCAAGCCGAAGTCAGTCATGGTCCCGGTATCATCACCGTCGTTCATATCGAGGGCGACGAAGTGACGATCGACGGCAATCATCCGCTGGCCGGAGAATCGTTGACCTTCGATGTCGAAGTGATGGATGTCAGAGAGGCGACCGAAGAAGAGGTGGCTCATGGCCATATTCATGGCGAAGGTGGACATCAGCATTAA
- the greB gene encoding transcription elongation factor GreB, with amino-acid sequence MSRWRPPRPKSSPYITPEGYQQLESELKQLWEKRKDVTAALAAAAAEGDRSENAEYIYRKKELRGIDRRIRYLQKRLPSLTIVSEKPGNREQIFFGAWVTLEKMDGSEVTYRIVGPDEIEPGKGYISLDSPLARALLKKTVDDEIVIRNELQESRYYVTEIEYR; translated from the coding sequence ATGTCGCGTTGGAGACCCCCCCGCCCAAAATCGTCCCCCTATATCACTCCGGAAGGCTATCAACAGCTGGAGTCGGAGCTGAAACAACTTTGGGAAAAACGCAAGGATGTGACCGCCGCGTTAGCGGCAGCCGCTGCCGAAGGCGATCGCTCGGAAAACGCCGAGTACATTTATCGGAAAAAAGAATTGCGCGGTATAGACCGGCGCATCCGTTATTTGCAAAAGCGGCTACCGTCATTGACCATCGTGTCGGAGAAACCGGGCAATCGCGAACAGATTTTCTTTGGCGCCTGGGTCACGCTGGAAAAAATGGATGGCTCCGAAGTCACCTATCGCATCGTCGGTCCCGATGAGATAGAACCGGGGAAAGGCTATATCAGCCTCGACTCGCCGTTGGCCCGGGCCTTGCTGAAGAAAACCGTTGACGATGAAATCGTCATCCGCAATGAATTGCAGGAAAGCCGTTATTACGTGACCGAGATTGAATACCGCTGA
- a CDS encoding Hsp70 family protein, with protein MNKQAQYLVGIDLGTTHTAVAYAHADQATQDIRIFEIAQLVAPGQVASRSLLPSVRYHPVEGELSEVDTRFSPAGEQAVIGEAARVLGAKSLGRLVTSAKSWLSHPSVDHEAEILPWGGSDEVAKVSPLDASASYLSHVRSVWRHQFPDAPLEQQDIVITVPASFDEAARSLTLEAARIAGLSNIRLLEEPQAVCYDWLRRHAGNIKQALAEVHLLLVCDVGGGTTDLTLIKVEPGRDEPKLTRIGVGDHLMLGGDNIDLALAHLAESRLHRGDSKLSAADFSQLIEQCRIAKERLLADDAPEQVNVTLLGGGSRLIGGSRTASLGRDEVRKIALDGFFPLSGLDELPDKKRSGVVEFGLPYAAEPAISKHIAAFLRSHSQAAQEALGQDSIVPDALLLNGGVFRSKTITQRVIDLLNKWRDKAPRLLENKHPELAVAYGAVSYALARRDKKVRIGGGAARSYFLLVESEAGQQQGVCILPKGSEEGNEIRLTQQQFALRVGQPVRFHLVSCSGDGDFQPGELTEVTDERFHSLPPLAVAFEGEDKGEVIVQLAVSHTEVGTLNIQCVSVNDESRRWDVEFQIRKKGLTPSTSAQLPAQFDEAVDKIQQVFGSKSKRVNPKSVKSLRADLEKVLGMGRAEWDTPLLRALFETLLEGMKNRRRSENHERVWLSLIGFCLRPGFGYPLDDWRVEQLWKSYPHGIQFVNERQNWTEWWTLWRRIAGGLDGEAQQRLLGDIAKFLNPAAARQAGVAKQIKIRGYDDMVRLAGVLERLPVDKKIELGEWLLKRLRKASEPNQTWWAVGRIGSRVPFHGGSHNVVPADVVQLWLEQVLTVDWKKVPQAGFAATMIARMSGDRARDIDDAMRQKVIDKLKASKAPSSWVGMVEEFKELDEQEEKQIFGEALPPGLKLVS; from the coding sequence GTGAACAAACAAGCTCAATATCTGGTCGGCATCGATCTAGGCACCACCCATACCGCGGTGGCCTACGCTCACGCCGACCAAGCCACGCAAGACATTCGTATCTTCGAAATCGCGCAGTTGGTGGCGCCGGGGCAGGTGGCCTCGCGGTCCTTGCTGCCTTCGGTGCGTTATCATCCGGTCGAGGGCGAGTTGAGCGAGGTCGATACCCGCTTCTCGCCGGCTGGCGAACAGGCGGTGATCGGTGAAGCGGCCAGGGTGCTGGGGGCGAAATCCCTGGGTCGTTTGGTGACCAGCGCCAAAAGCTGGCTTTCCCACCCTTCGGTCGATCATGAGGCCGAGATACTGCCCTGGGGCGGCTCCGATGAGGTCGCCAAGGTGTCGCCGTTGGACGCCAGCGCCAGCTATCTAAGCCATGTCCGCAGCGTGTGGAGACATCAGTTTCCGGACGCGCCGCTGGAGCAGCAGGATATCGTCATCACCGTTCCGGCTTCATTCGACGAGGCGGCCCGCTCGCTGACGCTGGAAGCGGCCAGAATTGCCGGTTTGTCCAATATCCGCCTGCTCGAGGAACCGCAGGCGGTTTGCTATGACTGGCTGCGGCGTCACGCCGGCAACATCAAGCAGGCATTGGCCGAGGTGCATTTATTGTTGGTCTGCGATGTCGGCGGCGGCACCACCGATTTGACCTTGATCAAGGTCGAGCCGGGGCGCGACGAACCGAAACTGACCCGGATCGGTGTCGGCGATCATTTGATGCTGGGCGGGGACAACATCGATCTGGCCTTGGCGCATCTGGCCGAGAGCCGTCTGCATCGCGGCGACAGCAAATTGTCCGCCGCCGACTTTTCCCAATTGATCGAACAATGCCGCATCGCCAAGGAACGATTGTTGGCCGATGATGCGCCAGAGCAGGTCAATGTCACGCTGTTGGGCGGCGGTTCGCGTTTGATCGGCGGCAGCCGGACGGCATCCCTGGGCAGAGATGAGGTCAGGAAAATCGCATTGGACGGTTTTTTTCCGTTGTCTGGCCTGGACGAGTTGCCGGATAAAAAACGCAGCGGGGTCGTCGAGTTCGGCTTGCCTTATGCGGCGGAGCCGGCGATCAGCAAGCATATCGCCGCGTTCCTGCGCTCGCACAGCCAGGCGGCCCAGGAAGCCTTGGGCCAAGACAGCATCGTGCCGGACGCCTTGTTGTTGAACGGCGGGGTGTTTCGCAGCAAAACCATTACCCAGCGGGTGATCGATTTGCTGAACAAGTGGCGTGATAAGGCGCCGCGACTGTTGGAAAACAAGCATCCCGAACTGGCGGTGGCTTATGGCGCGGTCAGTTATGCATTGGCGCGACGCGATAAAAAGGTCCGTATCGGCGGGGGAGCCGCGCGCAGTTATTTCCTGCTGGTCGAGAGCGAGGCGGGACAACAGCAAGGGGTTTGCATCCTGCCTAAAGGCAGCGAAGAGGGCAATGAAATCCGTTTGACCCAACAACAATTCGCCTTGCGCGTCGGCCAGCCGGTGCGTTTTCATCTGGTTTCCTGCAGCGGCGACGGCGACTTTCAGCCAGGCGAGTTGACCGAGGTGACGGATGAGCGTTTTCATTCGTTGCCGCCGTTAGCCGTCGCCTTTGAGGGGGAAGACAAGGGTGAAGTGATCGTGCAGCTGGCCGTCAGCCATACCGAGGTGGGTACGCTGAACATTCAATGCGTCTCGGTCAACGATGAAAGCCGGCGTTGGGACGTCGAATTCCAGATCCGCAAGAAAGGCCTGACGCCGTCGACATCCGCTCAGCTGCCTGCCCAGTTCGACGAGGCTGTCGATAAAATTCAGCAAGTGTTCGGCTCGAAATCTAAGCGGGTTAATCCCAAGTCGGTTAAAAGCCTGCGCGCCGATCTGGAGAAAGTGCTGGGCATGGGGCGCGCCGAGTGGGATACGCCGCTATTGCGGGCGTTGTTCGAGACCTTGTTGGAAGGCATGAAGAACCGGCGTCGATCGGAAAATCATGAACGGGTCTGGCTGAGTCTGATCGGTTTCTGCCTGCGGCCGGGATTCGGTTATCCGCTCGATGACTGGCGCGTCGAACAATTGTGGAAAAGCTATCCGCACGGCATACAATTTGTCAACGAACGGCAAAACTGGACGGAGTGGTGGACATTATGGCGCCGTATCGCGGGGGGGCTCGATGGCGAGGCTCAACAGCGCTTGCTCGGCGATATCGCCAAATTCCTGAATCCGGCGGCGGCCAGACAAGCCGGGGTCGCAAAACAAATCAAAATTCGCGGTTACGACGATATGGTGCGGCTGGCCGGCGTATTGGAACGCTTACCGGTCGACAAGAAGATCGAGCTGGGCGAGTGGCTGCTGAAAAGGCTGCGCAAGGCTAGCGAACCGAATCAGACCTGGTGGGCGGTCGGCCGCATCGGCTCGCGGGTGCCGTTTCATGGCGGCAGCCATAATGTCGTGCCGGCCGATGTCGTGCAGTTATGGCTGGAACAAGTATTGACCGTCGATTGGAAGAAAGTGCCCCAGGCGGGCTTTGCCGCAACGATGATCGCCAGGATGAGCGGCGACAGGGCGCGCGATATTGACGATGCCATGCGGCAAAAAGTCATCGACAAACTGAAAGCGAGCAAGGCGCCGTCTTCCTGGGTCGGCATGGTCGAAGAGTTCAAGGAATTGGATGAACAGGAAGAGAAACAGATCTTCGGCGAAGCATTGCCGCCCGGCTTGAAGCTGGTTTCTTGA
- a CDS encoding YqaA family protein produces the protein MFQKLYDKALHWSRHRHASKYLAALSFAESSFFPIPPDVMLAPMSLSQPKKAWRLALLTTVASVLGGMLGYAIGYFMFDSIAPWLQQSRYWEKYQLAEAWFQQWGVWAVFVAGFSPIPYKVFTIAAGALQMLFPPFVLASMVGRGGRFFLVALLIAAGGEKLESGLRRYMDRLGWAVVAIVVIGALIYKFR, from the coding sequence ATGTTTCAGAAGTTATATGACAAGGCTTTGCACTGGTCCAGGCATCGTCACGCCAGTAAATATTTGGCCGCGCTCAGTTTTGCCGAATCCTCCTTTTTCCCGATTCCACCGGATGTGATGTTGGCGCCGATGTCGCTGTCCCAGCCGAAAAAGGCCTGGCGCTTGGCGTTGTTGACGACGGTGGCCTCGGTGTTGGGCGGCATGCTGGGTTATGCCATCGGCTATTTCATGTTCGACAGCATCGCGCCTTGGCTGCAGCAGAGCCGCTACTGGGAAAAATACCAGTTGGCCGAAGCCTGGTTTCAGCAATGGGGGGTCTGGGCCGTGTTCGTCGCGGGATTTTCGCCGATACCTTACAAGGTGTTTACGATAGCCGCCGGCGCCTTGCAAATGCTGTTTCCGCCATTTGTGTTGGCATCGATGGTCGGACGGGGGGGGCGTTTTTTTCTGGTCGCGTTATTGATCGCAGCAGGCGGCGAGAAATTGGAATCGGGGTTGCGCCGCTACATGGACCGGTTGGGCTGGGCCGTCGTGGCGATCGTCGTCATCGGCGCCTTGATTTATAAATTTCGCTAG
- a CDS encoding protein-L-isoaspartate(D-aspartate) O-methyltransferase — protein sequence MSQRLLGIGMTSRRTRERMAKRLQEQGIRDNRVLNVMIDTPRHIFVDEALASRSYEDTALPIGHNQTISQPYIVARMTELLLEKGPLHKVLEIGTGCGYQTAILAQMVDKVYTVERLEPLLKKAKDHLWELKLKNVSFRHSDGGWGWPEYAPFDGILAAAAPQEIPETLLQQMAPGGVMVIPVGKESVQELHRVTRTGQGFEDEVMERVSFVPFLSGKG from the coding sequence ATGAGCCAACGTCTACTCGGTATCGGCATGACCTCGCGCAGGACCCGCGAGCGCATGGCCAAACGCTTGCAGGAGCAAGGCATACGCGATAACCGTGTGTTGAACGTGATGATCGACACGCCTCGGCATATTTTCGTCGACGAGGCCTTGGCCAGTCGTTCCTATGAAGATACGGCCCTGCCGATTGGTCATAATCAGACCATTTCCCAGCCTTATATCGTCGCCAGAATGACGGAGTTGCTGCTGGAAAAGGGGCCTTTGCACAAGGTGTTGGAAATCGGCACCGGCTGCGGCTATCAGACCGCGATTTTGGCCCAGATGGTCGACAAGGTATATACGGTGGAGCGGCTTGAACCGCTGTTAAAAAAGGCCAAGGATCATTTGTGGGAACTGAAATTGAAAAATGTCAGTTTTCGTCACAGTGACGGCGGTTGGGGATGGCCGGAGTATGCGCCATTCGATGGCATTCTGGCGGCGGCCGCGCCACAGGAAATTCCGGAAACCTTGTTGCAGCAAATGGCGCCAGGCGGGGTCATGGTGATCCCGGTCGGCAAGGAAAGTGTCCAGGAATTGCATCGGGTGACTCGCACCGGCCAAGGTTTTGAAGATGAAGTCATGGAGCGGGTCAGTTTCGTGCCGTTTCTGTCGGGGAAGGGATAA